The Hyphomicrobiales bacterium genome has a window encoding:
- a CDS encoding ABC transporter permease produces MNWCEYPGYWIGSEVLQNYGCRMASGLWVTFELVVLSVAIGFALALGLAVARLYGPRWARIAVSGYTTFLRGTPLLCQLFLIYYGLGQFRVFWQDIGLWWFFREPFYCALFTFTINTAAYQAEILRGAIQSIPRGQFEGALSLGLHRWATLRLVVMPQAMILALRPLGNELIVMIKASAIASLVTLFDLMGATRLAFARSFDLSIYLYAALIYLVLVEIIRRVWDRFEIRLSRHLALR; encoded by the coding sequence ATGAACTGGTGCGAATATCCCGGCTATTGGATCGGCAGCGAGGTCCTGCAGAACTACGGCTGCCGCATGGCGAGCGGCCTGTGGGTCACCTTCGAGCTGGTGGTGCTCTCGGTCGCCATCGGTTTCGCGCTGGCGCTCGGCCTCGCCGTCGCGCGGCTCTACGGTCCGCGCTGGGCCAGGATCGCGGTCAGCGGCTACACCACCTTCCTGCGCGGCACGCCGCTGCTCTGCCAGCTCTTCCTGATCTATTACGGCCTCGGCCAGTTCCGCGTCTTCTGGCAGGATATCGGCCTGTGGTGGTTCTTCCGCGAGCCGTTCTACTGCGCGCTATTCACCTTCACCATCAACACGGCGGCCTATCAGGCGGAGATCCTGCGCGGTGCGATCCAGTCGATTCCGCGCGGCCAGTTCGAGGGGGCGCTGTCGCTCGGCCTGCATCGCTGGGCGACGCTGCGCCTCGTCGTGATGCCGCAGGCGATGATCCTGGCGTTGCGCCCGCTCGGCAACGAGCTGATCGTGATGATCAAGGCGAGCGCCATCGCCTCGCTGGTGACCCTGTTCGACCTGATGGGCGCGACGCGGCTCGCCTTCGCCCGCTCCTTCGACCTGTCGATCTACCTCTATGCGGCGCTGATCTATCTCGTGCTGGTCGAGATCATTCGGCGTGTCTGGGACAGGTTCGAGATCAGGCTCAGCCGCCATCTGGCCTTGCGCTAG
- the occQ gene encoding Octopine transport system permease protein OccQ has translation MLDTFALLGFGPGGWGAALLQGAVTTLSVALATLPFGLALGLLIALWKRSDSIILRTVATIYTTVFRGVPELLTLYIIYFGIQILLQQVWSGFSIPPFVAGMVALGMVLAAFSSEVWVGALNSIQKGQREAAAALGLSKGQAFRLVILPQLIRVALPGLGNNWMVLLKETSLVSVITLQDIMFIATRANVVTKEPFLFFGTAMLLYFFFSLVSAWGIGKWEQRINRGYAAFGGATR, from the coding sequence ATGCTCGATACATTCGCATTGCTCGGCTTCGGCCCCGGCGGCTGGGGAGCGGCCCTGCTCCAGGGCGCCGTGACGACCCTTTCGGTCGCTCTGGCGACGCTGCCCTTCGGATTGGCGCTCGGCCTGCTGATCGCGCTGTGGAAGCGCTCCGACAGCATCATCCTGCGGACGGTGGCGACGATCTACACGACCGTCTTTCGCGGCGTGCCCGAACTGCTGACGCTCTACATCATCTATTTCGGCATCCAGATCCTGCTGCAGCAGGTCTGGTCCGGCTTCTCGATTCCCCCCTTCGTCGCCGGCATGGTGGCACTCGGCATGGTGCTCGCGGCCTTCTCCAGCGAGGTCTGGGTCGGCGCGCTGAACTCGATCCAGAAGGGCCAGCGCGAGGCGGCCGCGGCGCTCGGCCTTTCCAAGGGGCAGGCCTTCCGGCTCGTCATCCTGCCGCAGCTCATCCGTGTGGCGCTGCCCGGCCTCGGCAATAACTGGATGGTGCTGCTGAAGGAAACCTCGCTGGTCTCGGTCATCACCCTGCAGGACATCATGTTCATCGCCACGCGCGCCAATGTGGTGACCAAGGAGCCGTTCCTGTTCTTCGGCACGGCGATGCTGCTCTACTTCTTCTTCTCGCTCGTCTCTGCCTGGGGCATCGGCAAGTGGGAGCAGCGCATCAACCGCGGCTATGCCGCCTTCGGCGGGGCGACGCGATGA
- a CDS encoding Amino acid ABC transporter — translation MKGFVRFIAAAALSVVGATGVLAQAKEWKEVRIGTEGAYPPFNNLNAKKELEGFEIDYGNLLCERMKVKCTWVVQDWDGIIPALLANKYDIIIAGMNATDERRKQVDFTIPYNKTPIWMIGPKSTKSDDISPAALKGKAIGTQGSTIHANFLEKYYKDSNARLYPTQEEANLDLINGRLDYIVADALALSDFLTGKGKDCCRLIAEVKRDDVIHGPGVGGAVRKSDTALKAMFDKAIAETIADGSNQKIQDKWLKFAK, via the coding sequence ATGAAAGGTTTCGTTCGTTTTATCGCGGCGGCGGCTCTGTCGGTCGTCGGCGCCACCGGCGTGCTCGCCCAGGCCAAGGAGTGGAAGGAGGTCCGGATCGGGACCGAAGGCGCCTACCCGCCCTTCAACAACCTGAACGCCAAGAAGGAGCTGGAAGGCTTCGAGATCGACTACGGCAATCTGCTCTGCGAGCGGATGAAGGTGAAGTGCACCTGGGTGGTGCAGGACTGGGACGGCATCATCCCGGCGCTGCTCGCCAACAAATACGACATCATCATCGCCGGCATGAACGCGACCGATGAGCGCCGCAAGCAGGTCGACTTCACGATTCCCTACAACAAGACGCCGATCTGGATGATCGGGCCGAAGAGCACGAAGTCCGACGACATCTCGCCGGCCGCGCTCAAGGGCAAGGCGATCGGCACGCAGGGCTCGACCATCCACGCCAACTTCCTCGAGAAATACTACAAGGACTCGAATGCGCGGCTTTATCCGACCCAGGAGGAAGCCAATCTCGACCTGATCAACGGCCGCCTCGACTACATCGTGGCCGACGCGCTGGCGCTCTCCGACTTCCTGACCGGCAAGGGCAAGGATTGCTGCCGGCTCATCGCCGAGGTGAAGCGCGACGATGTGATCCACGGTCCGGGCGTCGGCGGCGCGGTGCGCAAGTCCGATACAGCGCTCAAGGCCATGTTCGACAAGGCGATCGCGGAGACGATCGCCGACGGTTCGAACCAGAAGATCCAGGACAAGTGGCTGAAATTCGCCAAGTGA
- a CDS encoding conserved hypothetical protein (Evidence 4 : Unknown function but conserved in other organisms), translating to MIPWTVLDSAPLPDGSGDLRLKQRGSEFSIMLGSNELMNSRLSGSEEALARLAYERLGQRGGIRMLIGGLGMGFTLRAALAQLPVDAQIEVAELIPAVVDWARGPMAPVFAGCLDDPRVQVTIADVAGVIAKAKSHYDAVLLDVDNGPEGLTVAGNDRLYGAEGLHAAKAALRPGGVLAVWSSGPDHGFTRRLRQAGFATEEVTARARRTGGGARHVIWLATRR from the coding sequence GTGATTCCCTGGACAGTCCTCGACAGCGCGCCCTTGCCAGACGGCAGCGGGGATCTGCGCCTGAAACAGCGGGGCAGCGAATTCTCGATCATGCTCGGCAGCAACGAGCTGATGAACAGCCGGTTGAGCGGCTCGGAAGAGGCGCTGGCCCGCCTGGCCTATGAGCGGCTTGGCCAACGCGGGGGGATCAGGATGCTGATCGGCGGGCTTGGCATGGGCTTCACCTTGCGGGCGGCGCTCGCCCAGCTGCCGGTCGATGCGCAGATCGAGGTGGCCGAGCTGATCCCGGCGGTCGTCGATTGGGCGCGTGGGCCGATGGCGCCGGTCTTCGCGGGCTGCCTCGACGATCCGCGCGTGCAGGTGACCATCGCCGACGTGGCCGGGGTCATCGCCAAGGCTAAGAGCCACTACGACGCCGTTCTTCTCGATGTCGACAACGGGCCGGAAGGGCTGACCGTCGCCGGCAACGACCGCCTCTACGGAGCCGAGGGGCTGCATGCCGCCAAGGCGGCGCTGCGGCCCGGCGGCGTCCTCGCGGTCTGGTCGTCGGGGCCGGACCACGGCTTCACCCGGCGGCTGCGCCAGGCCGGCTTTGCCACCGAAGAAGTGACCGCCCGCGCCCGCCGAACCGGCGGCGGGGCGCGACATGTGATCTGGCTGGCGACGCGGCGCTAA
- a CDS encoding conserved hypothetical protein (Evidence 4 : Unknown function but conserved in other organisms) produces MTSVGSIARLAVLGGFCLLGFAARAELPANGPAYMDAALGSVESMVRATPGKPTLPRLGDPVDGKILADVWNEDAILGKAPYKAGDIPGLIDIVQKQVRLLQLYSLYAPGQGKQAPDTARNATEFQDELSRSHVFLLKTVAAALQAMNDFGAHLSQDEKTDARFQGLRQMRLGLQEIVASAVVALRNPALREPNQLLIARGLAENAAAIAAGSPAADRTTLVSAADAARAALKPAAQKALADFKATMTAAPCVGLCKLD; encoded by the coding sequence ATGACCAGCGTCGGTTCGATCGCCCGGCTCGCCGTTCTCGGCGGGTTCTGCCTGTTGGGTTTCGCGGCACGGGCCGAACTGCCGGCCAACGGGCCGGCCTATATGGATGCGGCCCTGGGCTCCGTCGAAAGCATGGTGCGGGCCACGCCGGGCAAGCCGACGCTGCCGAGGCTGGGAGATCCGGTCGACGGCAAGATCCTGGCGGATGTTTGGAACGAGGACGCCATTCTCGGCAAGGCTCCCTACAAGGCCGGCGACATCCCGGGGCTGATCGACATCGTGCAGAAGCAGGTCCGGCTCCTGCAGCTCTATTCGCTCTACGCGCCGGGGCAGGGCAAGCAGGCGCCCGACACCGCCCGCAACGCGACGGAATTCCAGGACGAGCTGTCGCGTTCCCATGTCTTCCTGCTGAAGACCGTGGCGGCTGCGCTGCAGGCCATGAACGATTTCGGCGCTCATCTCTCCCAGGACGAGAAGACCGATGCCCGTTTCCAGGGCTTGCGGCAGATGCGCCTCGGTCTTCAGGAAATCGTCGCCAGCGCCGTGGTGGCCTTGCGCAACCCGGCCTTGCGCGAGCCCAATCAGCTGCTGATCGCGCGTGGCCTTGCCGAGAACGCCGCGGCCATCGCCGCCGGGTCTCCCGCGGCGGACCGGACGACGCTGGTCTCGGCCGCCGATGCCGCGCGGGCCGCGCTGAAGCCCGCGGCGCAGAAGGCGCTCGCCGATTTCAAGGCGACGATGACGGCCGCGCCTTGCGTGGGCCTCTGCAAACTCGATTGA
- the gpuA gene encoding Guanidinopropionase yields the protein MDQGKLDRLRQRYAGGSGGDIHDPRFAKVAAGQFTGDQRKWPFADVATFVGAPYRPDALSKPDLGGLDVAIIGVPMDLGVTNRAGARLGPRAVRAIERMGPMDHALGTAPFTMLKAADIGDVPFRSRYSLESCHEDIEATFRKIVEAGVSPLAVGGDHSITYSILKAVGAKRPVGMVHIDAHCDTSGPYEGSKFHHGGPFRQAVLDGVLDPERVIQIGIRGGAEYLWEFSYDSGMTVIHANEVDELGLDAVIARALAVIGEGPTYVSFDVDSLDPGFAPGTGTPEVGGLTPREALAILRALKGHDIVAADVVEVAPQYDATSNTAQCAAQVLFTELCLLAEARAAGKGRP from the coding sequence ATGGATCAGGGCAAACTCGACAGGTTGAGGCAGCGTTATGCCGGCGGCAGCGGCGGCGACATTCATGACCCGCGCTTTGCCAAGGTGGCCGCGGGGCAGTTCACCGGCGACCAGCGCAAATGGCCCTTCGCCGATGTCGCGACCTTCGTCGGCGCGCCCTATCGGCCGGACGCGCTGTCGAAACCGGATCTCGGCGGGCTCGATGTGGCGATCATTGGCGTGCCGATGGATCTCGGCGTCACCAACCGGGCCGGCGCGCGCCTCGGCCCGCGTGCCGTGCGCGCCATCGAGCGCATGGGGCCGATGGATCATGCTCTGGGCACCGCCCCCTTCACCATGCTGAAGGCCGCCGACATCGGTGACGTGCCGTTCCGTTCGCGCTATTCGCTCGAAAGCTGCCATGAGGATATCGAGGCGACCTTCCGCAAGATCGTCGAGGCCGGCGTTTCGCCGCTCGCCGTCGGCGGGGACCATTCCATCACCTATTCGATCCTGAAGGCCGTCGGTGCGAAGCGGCCGGTCGGCATGGTGCATATCGACGCCCATTGCGACACCTCCGGCCCTTATGAAGGCTCGAAGTTCCATCATGGCGGGCCGTTCCGGCAGGCCGTGCTCGACGGCGTGCTCGATCCCGAGCGTGTCATCCAGATCGGCATCCGGGGCGGCGCCGAATATCTCTGGGAGTTCTCCTACGACTCCGGCATGACCGTGATCCACGCTAACGAGGTCGACGAACTCGGCCTCGATGCGGTGATTGCCAGGGCGCTTGCCGTGATCGGGGAGGGGCCGACCTACGTCTCCTTCGACGTCGACTCGCTCGATCCCGGTTTCGCGCCGGGAACCGGAACACCGGAGGTCGGCGGCTTGACGCCGCGCGAGGCTCTCGCGATTTTGCGCGCGCTCAAGGGGCACGACATCGTGGCGGCGGACGTCGTCGAGGTTGCGCCGCAATACGATGCCACGAGCAACACGGCGCAATGCGCGGCACAGGTGCTCTTCACCGAGCTCTGTCTCCTCGCAGAGGCTCGCGCCGCAGGAAAAGGAAGACCATGA
- a CDS encoding GNAT family N-acetyltransferase, whose protein sequence is MRSDPNVVRHLGDRVLNREEAWHRLTRIVGHWVLRGYGLFAVVEKRSGAFIGEVGLFDGCRGLAPDFDNAPEAGWILAATAHGKGYAGEAALAAHCWFAATHGEQRSVCIIAPDNHGSLRVAQKLGYKRFGQVDYQGGPVTMLERVPG, encoded by the coding sequence ATGCGCAGCGACCCGAATGTCGTGCGCCATCTCGGCGACCGGGTGCTCAATCGCGAGGAAGCCTGGCATCGGTTGACCCGTATCGTCGGCCATTGGGTGCTGCGGGGCTATGGGCTGTTCGCGGTCGTCGAGAAGCGCAGCGGCGCCTTCATCGGCGAGGTCGGCCTGTTCGACGGCTGCAGAGGACTTGCGCCGGATTTCGACAATGCTCCGGAGGCCGGCTGGATTCTCGCCGCTACCGCGCATGGCAAGGGCTATGCGGGCGAGGCGGCTCTCGCCGCCCATTGCTGGTTTGCCGCGACGCATGGCGAGCAACGCAGCGTCTGCATCATAGCGCCCGACAACCACGGCTCCCTACGCGTCGCGCAGAAGCTCGGTTACAAGAGGTTCGGGCAGGTCGACTATCAGGGCGGCCCGGTGACGATGCTCGAGCGCGTCCCGGGGTGA
- the takP gene encoding Alpha-keto acid-binding periplasmic protein TakP, whose protein sequence is MKRRQFIQTAAAGAAATAVAMPAVAQSNPEIKWRLASSFPKSLDTIFGGAEVMAKMVSELTDGKFQIQVFAAGEIVPALQALDAVSNNTVEMCHTVSYYYVGKDPTFAIPASVPFGLNARMQNAWLFQNGGNDLFNEFFKKFNAYGLPCGNTGAQMGGWFRKEIKSVEDLKGLKMRIGGIAGSVLQKLGVVPQQLGGGDIYPALEKGTIDGAEWVGPYDDEKLGFAKVAPYYYYPGFWEGGPTVHAFVNLEKWNSLPKAYQAALTAACTYANTQMAARYDVVNPPALKRLVAAGTQLRPFPQDVMEASLKASNELYAEISAKNADFKKAIDTMAAFRSDQYLWWQVAELSFDVFQVRTRAR, encoded by the coding sequence ATGAAGCGTCGTCAGTTTATCCAGACCGCCGCGGCCGGCGCCGCCGCAACCGCCGTGGCCATGCCGGCGGTCGCGCAGTCCAATCCGGAGATCAAGTGGCGCCTGGCGTCCAGCTTCCCGAAATCCCTCGACACGATCTTCGGCGGCGCCGAGGTCATGGCCAAGATGGTCTCCGAGCTGACCGACGGCAAGTTCCAGATCCAGGTCTTCGCGGCCGGCGAAATCGTCCCGGCCCTCCAGGCCCTCGACGCCGTCAGCAACAACACCGTCGAGATGTGCCACACCGTCTCGTACTATTATGTCGGCAAGGACCCGACCTTCGCGATCCCCGCCTCGGTGCCGTTCGGCCTCAACGCCCGCATGCAGAATGCCTGGCTGTTCCAGAACGGCGGCAACGATCTGTTCAACGAATTCTTCAAGAAGTTCAACGCCTACGGCCTGCCTTGCGGCAACACCGGCGCGCAGATGGGCGGCTGGTTCCGCAAGGAGATCAAGTCGGTCGAGGATCTGAAGGGCCTCAAGATGCGCATCGGCGGCATCGCCGGCTCGGTGCTGCAGAAGCTCGGGGTCGTGCCGCAGCAGCTCGGCGGCGGCGACATCTACCCGGCGCTGGAAAAGGGCACCATCGACGGCGCCGAATGGGTCGGCCCCTATGACGACGAGAAGCTCGGCTTCGCCAAGGTCGCGCCCTACTACTACTATCCGGGCTTCTGGGAAGGCGGACCGACCGTCCACGCCTTCGTCAATCTGGAGAAGTGGAACTCGCTGCCGAAGGCCTATCAGGCCGCGCTGACTGCCGCCTGCACCTATGCCAACACCCAGATGGCGGCGCGCTACGACGTGGTGAACCCGCCGGCGCTGAAGCGCCTGGTGGCGGCCGGCACGCAGCTGCGCCCCTTCCCGCAGGATGTGATGGAAGCGAGCCTCAAGGCCTCCAACGAGCTCTATGCCGAGATCTCGGCGAAGAACGCGGACTTCAAGAAGGCGATCGACACCATGGCCGCCTTCCGGTCGGACCAGTATCTCTGGTGGCAGGTCGCCGAGCTCAGCTTCGACGTCTTCCAGGTTCGTACCCGCGCGCGCTGA
- the takP gene encoding Alpha-keto acid-binding periplasmic protein TakP translates to MKRRLFLKAAGVGAAAGAIASPAIAQSMPEVRWRVTSSFPKSLDTIYGASEVLAKAVSEATDGKFQIQVFAAGEIVPALQAADAVTNGTVEMCHTASYYYVGKDPTFAFGTAVPFGLNARQQNAWFYHGGGNELLNEFYSKSNIYALPGGNTGCQMGGWFRKEIKSVDDLKGLKMRIGGFAGQVMSRLGVVPQQIGGGDIYPALEKGTIDAAEWVGPADDEKLGFNKVAPYYYYPGWWEGGASLHFFINTAKWEGLPKIYKSLLTTAAAQANIDMQAKYDARNPAALKRLVSGGAQLRPFSPEVLEACLKASKVVYAETAAKNPDFKKIYESMAAFRNDAYLWFQIAEYTFDNFMIRSRVSNTL, encoded by the coding sequence ATGAAGCGTCGTCTATTTTTGAAGGCAGCAGGAGTTGGAGCGGCAGCGGGGGCCATTGCCAGTCCGGCCATCGCACAGTCGATGCCGGAGGTGCGGTGGAGGGTGACCTCTTCCTTCCCCAAATCGCTCGATACGATCTACGGCGCTTCTGAAGTGCTGGCCAAGGCCGTCTCCGAGGCGACCGATGGCAAGTTTCAGATCCAGGTCTTCGCCGCCGGCGAAATCGTGCCGGCCCTGCAGGCCGCGGATGCGGTCACGAACGGCACCGTCGAGATGTGCCACACCGCCTCCTACTACTATGTCGGCAAGGACCCCACCTTCGCCTTCGGCACCGCCGTGCCGTTCGGCCTCAATGCGCGCCAGCAGAATGCCTGGTTCTACCATGGCGGCGGCAACGAATTGCTGAACGAGTTTTACAGCAAGTCGAACATCTACGCCTTGCCCGGCGGCAATACGGGTTGCCAGATGGGCGGCTGGTTCCGCAAGGAGATCAAATCGGTCGACGACCTGAAGGGCCTCAAGATGCGCATCGGCGGCTTCGCCGGGCAGGTCATGAGCAGGCTCGGCGTCGTGCCCCAGCAGATCGGCGGCGGCGACATCTATCCCGCCCTCGAAAAGGGCACGATCGATGCGGCAGAGTGGGTCGGCCCGGCCGATGACGAGAAGCTCGGCTTCAACAAGGTCGCGCCCTACTACTACTATCCGGGTTGGTGGGAAGGCGGCGCCTCGCTGCACTTCTTCATCAACACCGCCAAATGGGAAGGGCTGCCGAAGATCTACAAATCCCTGCTGACCACCGCGGCAGCCCAGGCGAATATCGACATGCAGGCGAAGTACGACGCCCGCAACCCGGCCGCGCTCAAGCGTCTCGTCTCGGGCGGCGCCCAGCTCAGGCCGTTCTCGCCGGAAGTCCTCGAAGCCTGCCTGAAGGCCTCGAAGGTGGTCTATGCCGAGACCGCCGCCAAGAACCCGGACTTCAAGAAGATCTACGAATCGATGGCGGCCTTCCGCAACGACGCCTATCTCTGGTTCCAGATCGCCGAATACACCTTCGACAACTTCATGATCCGCTCGCGCGTCTCGAATACGCTCTGA
- a CDS encoding conserved exported hypothetical protein (Evidence 4 : Unknown function but conserved in other organisms): protein MSRTALALLLTCLATAATAQSIGEPLPGRAAPRDSFSKPAPAAGQRARPCPEYGAGFVRLEGSSFCVRAGGSVRAEFGKSSRSGYGSRADGMAYIESRGESAIGPVRSVLSVRGQVDRGLDSSPFRY from the coding sequence ATGTCCCGCACTGCTCTTGCCCTGCTCCTGACCTGCCTTGCGACAGCCGCCACGGCGCAGTCGATCGGCGAGCCCTTGCCGGGACGGGCCGCTCCGCGCGATTCCTTCAGCAAGCCGGCCCCCGCGGCGGGCCAGCGGGCTCGCCCCTGCCCCGAATACGGCGCCGGCTTCGTCAGGCTCGAAGGCTCGTCCTTCTGCGTCAGGGCCGGCGGCTCGGTCCGCGCCGAGTTCGGCAAGAGTTCGCGCAGCGGCTATGGCAGCCGCGCTGACGGGATGGCCTATATCGAGAGTCGCGGCGAGAGCGCCATCGGCCCGGTCCGCTCCGTGCTCAGCGTTCGCGGTCAGGTCGATCGCGGGCTGGATTCAAGCCCCTTCCGCTACTGA